The Pseudomonas sp. B21-023 genomic interval CCATCTGCGCCATGCGCTGCAGGTGGGCGTCGATGATGTCGCGGTTTACTTCGCTGTCGATGATGTAGCGGCTGTAACGATCGATCAGGCGGAGCTTCCAGTCCTCGCGAGTGGCTGCGTCCAATGTGTTGGGCGCGTTGGCCAGGCGTTGCAGAGTGAGGTCGTCGACGCGCTTGAGCTGATCGGTGAAGGTGGCGATGTAAAGGGCACGCTGCGCTTCCTTGTGGCGCAGGGTGTCGGCATCGAAAGCATCGAGGTTACGTTGCCATTGCGTCCAGTAGGCGTCCGGCAGCTGAAGGTCGCGCTTCTGGCGCAGCTTGGCGACGACCTGCGCATTGCTCTGGCGCGGTGCTGGTTGGCGGTTCTGGCTGGCCAGCGGATCCCGGGCGAGCGCCTGGGCGATCCAGGCATTGCGCGCCTCGCTGTCCGGCAGAACCGGGCCCAGTGGCGGGGCGTTGTCGGTGGTGGCGCGAGGCAGGCCATTGCAGCCTGTGAGTGACAGGAACAGCGACAGGATCAGCAGGGCCGGGAGGTTGTAACGCAACTTGAATCTTCCTTGAGTAACCGCACAATCAGGGCGGATGCACGAGAGGTATCGGCGCTTGCGCGGCTGACTTGAGCGCTCAACCGAGGTGCTTGGCCATTTCCGTGGTAGGCGCCCAGCCCATGCCGGCGTAGACCGGGCGGCCCACCTCGGTGGCATGCAGGACGGCAAAGCCCAGGCCGCGCCGGGTGAACTCTGCCTCGGCCAGACGCATCAGTTTCGACGCCAGCCCCCGGCGGCGATGGGAAGGTTCCACGTAGACATTGAGCACATAGCCGCGCTGGTCGTGACAGGGATGCGCCGGGTGCGGCGGCCAGTCGATCGACATCAGGCCGATGGCCGCCACCGGCTGCTCGTCATCCAGCAGCACGAACCCGTAGTAACGACCATCGGCCAGGCGTGGTTGCAGCCAGGGCCGGAAGTGTTCGGTCATGGTTTGCAGGTTTAGAGGGTCGCCACCGGCCTCCAGGAACATGGCCTCGCGTTGGGCGCAGACCATGGCCTGGTCGCCCGGCAGCAAGCGGCGCAGGACCAGCCCGGGAAAATCGCTGGTGGTGGGCAGTTCGTTCATGGCAGCTCCCTTGGTTACAGCCTTCGATCCTAGGCGTGGCGGACAATTGCCGTTAGACACAGATGGCGAGCAAACCCGGCATACAGCACCCTTGTTGCTGTCTGCGTTTATTTCAAAGTGTTCGCCACGAAGGCTTCTGCGCCTATGAAATCGAGCGCCGCCCGCGCGGCGCTCGATTTCATAGGCGCTGTAAGGGTTGCGGCGGGCACCTGGAGGCCTGCTCTTCACCGAGCAGGACCTGTGGCGGCAAGCGCCAGGTTGCGCCGGCACCTTCTACCTGGTGATCGAGGACGTCGAGGGTTACTACGCCAAAGTCCGTGAGCAGGCGGACATCGCCTGGCCATTGCAGGACACGGCCTATGGCTCGCGTGAATTCGGTGTGCGCGATTGCAACGGCTACTACCTGGCGTTCAGCCAGCGCCACGCTGACGCCGTGCAAGCCGCACGGGTCGCCTCCTGAGCCAGGGGAGCTGACTGGTCAGCCGTTGATCGCGCTTGCCCAGGGCAGGTGGATCCGGGGACTAGACTCGTGGGCAGTGAGACCCGCCCGGGAGAGCGCCCATGACCGCCAAGAACACCGTTTGCCTGTGGTACGACAACGACGCCGAGGACGCGGCGAACTTCTACGCCAGCACCTTTCCCGACAGCCGCGTGACCGCGGTGCACAAGGCGCCCGCCGACTACCCTTCGGGCAAGGCGGGCGACGTGATCACCGTCGAGTTCACCGTGATGGGCGTGCCCTGCATCGGCCTGAACGGCGGCAAGGCGTTCAGCCACAGCGAGGCGTTCTCGTTCCAGGTGGCGACCGACAGCCAGGAAGAGACCGACCGCTACTGGAACGCCATCGTCGGCAATGGTGGCAGTGAAAGTGTCTGTGGCTGGTGCAAGGACAAATGGGGCCTGTCCTGGCAGATCAGTCCACGGATACTCACCGAGGCCGTTGCCAGCGCCGATCGCGGCGTGGCGAAGCGGGCGTTCGAGGCGATGCTGCAGATGGGCAGGATCGATATCGCCGCCATCGAGAAAGCCATCAAGGGCTGAACCGAGGGGCGCCTCAGTGCACGCGCTTGCGTTCGCTGACGCATGCCCTCGCTTGCTCGGCCAGCGTATCCAACCGTGCGTCGCGCAGCCGTTCGGCCTCGACCATCGTCGCCTCGCCCTGCTGCTTGAGCAGGTAGGCATGGATCTGCCGCACCTCGACGGTCTGGTAGATCGGCGCGATGTCCAGTCGCCCGATCAGTGCGTCGCTGGCCTTGCCGGTACTGCTCATCAATACCTGCGGCCCGGCGCTGGCGACTACCTGCAGGCCCATGTTCTCGAACCACGGCACTTGCTGGGCAAAGGCGCTCAGCTCGACACAGGGATAGCGGCCACGCACGGCATCCAGCAGGCCACGGGCGATGCCTTGGCGGCGGTGGCTGGCGTCCACGGCGAGGTAGGCGAGGGCGCAGGCTTGCGGGTTGTCCTGGGCCGGCAGTACCAGGGCAAAGCCGAGCAACCGGTCCGGCGCGTCGGCATCCAGGGCGAGGGTCAGTTCGACCCGCAGGCCGCGGTTGCCGTCCAGGGCCATCAGGTACTGGTGCACCTCCAGGCCGACACCATATTGGTACAGCGGGTACAGCGGGTTGTCCGGGCTGATGGCGACGCTGCTGAGCTGACCGACATGGTCGATCACCAGTTGGCGGATCTGGTTCTGGAAGGATTCGGGCGGCACGCCGTCAAGGCGGCGGAGGATGAACATCGCGGGTGGAACTCCGGCAAGGTGTGAAACACCCGCCCCGGACGAGGCGGGTGTCCATTCTACCCGCAGATGCTAGCGCAGCCCAGCCAGCATCAGGTCGAGGTTCTGCACGGCGGCGCCCGACGCGCCCTTGCCCAGGTTGTCGAACACCGCGGTCAGCAGCACCTGGCCGTGCTCGGGGTTGGCGTACAGGGCCAGGCGCAGGTCATTGCTGTCGTTCAGCGCCTGCGGATCGAGCGCCGCGGCCGCGCCATGCTGGTGCAGGGACATGACCTGCACGTGCCGGGCACCCTGGTAGTGTTGTTCCAGGCAGGCTTGCAACTGCTCGGCGCTGACGCCGGGCAGCAGGCGCAACTGCAGGGGGATGCTCAGCACGATGCCCTGGCGGTAGTCGCCGTAGCCAGGGACGAACACCGGCCTTGCGCTGAGCCCGGCGTGTCGCTGGATCTCCGGCACATGCTTGTGGGCCAGTTCCAGGCCGTACAGCTGCAGCGTCGGCAGGTAATCATCGCTGCGCCGTTCATGGCGCTCGACGGCGGCACGGCCACCGCCGGAGTAGCCGGATATGGCATGGATGCTCAGCGGGTAGTCGGCGGGCAGCAGGCCGGCCTGGACCAGCGGATGCAGCAGGGCGATGGCGCCGGTGGGGTAGCAGCCGGGGTTGCTGACCCGGGTGGCCGTGGCGATGCGCTCGGACTGCTCGGCGTTCAGCTCCGGCAGGCCGTAGACCCAGCCTGGAGCTGTACGGTGCGCCGAGCTTGCGTCGATCACCCGCACCGCCGGGTTGCGCAGGGTGGCCACGGCCTCGCGGGCGGCTTCGTCGGGCAGGCAGAGCAGGGCGATGTCGGCGCTGTTGATAGCCTCGCTGCGACGGGCCGGGTCCTTGCGCTCGGCCTCGGGCAGGGTTAGCAGGCGCAAGTCATCGCGGCCTTGCAGGCGGGCATGGATCTGCAGGCCGGTGGTGCCTTGGTCGCCATCGATGAAGACGAGGGGTTGGTGCATGTCGATTATCCGGTGACGAGGGTGATGGCTAATCCTCGCCGCTCACTGGACGAAAGAAAATTTGAATATCATGATGGCCACGTTCAGTAATCCTGAATTGATAGCCGCTCCTGCGAGATCCCATGCGAGAAATCAGCCTCGACCGCCTGCGCACCCTGGTGGTGATCGCCGACTGCGCGTCCTTCGCGCAGGCTGCCCGCCAGCTCAACCTGGCGCCCCCGACCATCAGCCTGCATGTGGCCGAACTGGAGGCGCGCATCGGTGCCCCATTGCTCACCCGCACGCGCGGCCAGGTTCGCCCCACGACCGTCGGCGCGACGCTGCTGGCCCGCGCCCGGCGCCTGCTGGCCGATGCCGACCAGGCGCTGGACGAGGTGCGCCGCCAGGTCGAGGGCCTGACCGGCCGGGTGCGCCTCGGCGCCTCGACCGGCGCCATCGCCCACCTGTTGCCCCAGGCCCTGGAAACCCTGCGGGTGGACCACCCCGGGATCGACGTGCAGGTCCAGGTGCTGACCTCGCAGGCCTCCCTGGCGCGTCTGCGCGAAGGCACCCTGGACATCGGCCTGGTGGCGCTGCCGCAGGTGGCGGGCAAGGGCTTGAGGATCACGCCGTGGCGGCGCGATCCGATCATGGCCTACGTGCCCGCCGACTGGCAGCCGCCGGCGCGGGTCACCCCGGCTTGGCTGGCCGGTAGGGCGCTGATTCTCAACGACAGCACCACCCAGCTGTCGCGGGTCACCTCGGAGTGGTTCGCCACGGCGGGGCTGTACCCCGAGCCGCGAATCGAGCTGAACTACAACGATGCGATCAAGAGCCTGGTGGCCGCCGGGTACGGCGCCACCTTGCTGCCGCAGGAAGGTGAGGTGCGTCAGCCGCAGGCGCGCATTGCCCAACGGCCGCTGCGGCCAGGTTTGTGGCGCCAGCTGGGCATCGCCTGCCGCGAAGGTGAGGTGGAGCGGGCGACCGGGCATGTACTGGAGGCACTTGGGCGGTTGCGCCAGTGACATTTTCAAGGGTCCTGCGGATCGTGCCCCAACGATTGCAGAAACAATGAGAACAGCTCCGGTTGCGACGAGATGTCCAGCTTGGCGTAGAGGTGCCGGCGGTGCACCTTGATGGTCTCCGGTGAAATGGCCAGCCGCTCGGCCATGGCTTTCGATGAATAACCGCGCAGGATAAGCCGGGCGATCTCCAGCTCGCGCTCCGACAGCACCTTGGCACCGAACAGGCTCATGGCGTCGCGCACCTGGTGGGCCATGCCCGCCGCTGGCGCCGGGCGCAGGCTGTGCTGCTGCCAGTGCTGGGTCATCAGCGCGACCACCCACGGACATACCAGCGCCAGCAGGCCGTGGCTGGCGCTGTCGAACCGTTCGCGCCGGCCCAGCGACAGGGACAGGGCGCCGCTGTCGCCGAGCTGGACGATGAACTGCACCTCGTCCTCCAGGACATGGTCGTGGAAGTACTTGAGGTAGTACTCGCTCTGGCGGAACTGGTCCGGCGCCACTTCTTCCAGGCGATGCAGGCCATCGCCGATGCGC includes:
- a CDS encoding GNAT family N-acetyltransferase produces the protein MFILRRLDGVPPESFQNQIRQLVIDHVGQLSSVAISPDNPLYPLYQYGVGLEVHQYLMALDGNRGLRVELTLALDADAPDRLLGFALVLPAQDNPQACALAYLAVDASHRRQGIARGLLDAVRGRYPCVELSAFAQQVPWFENMGLQVVASAGPQVLMSSTGKASDALIGRLDIAPIYQTVEVRQIHAYLLKQQGEATMVEAERLRDARLDTLAEQARACVSERKRVH
- a CDS encoding VOC family protein; translation: MTAKNTVCLWYDNDAEDAANFYASTFPDSRVTAVHKAPADYPSGKAGDVITVEFTVMGVPCIGLNGGKAFSHSEAFSFQVATDSQEETDRYWNAIVGNGGSESVCGWCKDKWGLSWQISPRILTEAVASADRGVAKRAFEAMLQMGRIDIAAIEKAIKG
- a CDS encoding LysR family transcriptional regulator, with protein sequence MREISLDRLRTLVVIADCASFAQAARQLNLAPPTISLHVAELEARIGAPLLTRTRGQVRPTTVGATLLARARRLLADADQALDEVRRQVEGLTGRVRLGASTGAIAHLLPQALETLRVDHPGIDVQVQVLTSQASLARLREGTLDIGLVALPQVAGKGLRITPWRRDPIMAYVPADWQPPARVTPAWLAGRALILNDSTTQLSRVTSEWFATAGLYPEPRIELNYNDAIKSLVAAGYGATLLPQEGEVRQPQARIAQRPLRPGLWRQLGIACREGEVERATGHVLEALGRLRQ
- a CDS encoding GNAT family N-acetyltransferase; the encoded protein is MNELPTTSDFPGLVLRRLLPGDQAMVCAQREAMFLEAGGDPLNLQTMTEHFRPWLQPRLADGRYYGFVLLDDEQPVAAIGLMSIDWPPHPAHPCHDQRGYVLNVYVEPSHRRRGLASKLMRLAEAEFTRRGLGFAVLHATEVGRPVYAGMGWAPTTEMAKHLG
- a CDS encoding glyoxalase/bleomycin resistance/extradiol dioxygenase family protein codes for the protein MRRAPGGLLFTEQDLWRQAPGCAGTFYLVIEDVEGYYAKVREQADIAWPLQDTAYGSREFGVRDCNGYYLAFSQRHADAVQAARVAS
- a CDS encoding helix-turn-helix transcriptional regulator, which translates into the protein MHHLFTEASAHAGLARTVEQIGQPRFWRQLILLLQQWLAFDNALAMFYPRTGLPRALEIFDARGEGNPEAMALYLSGLYQLDPFYQACQERIGDGLHRLEEVAPDQFRQSEYYLKYFHDHVLEDEVQFIVQLGDSGALSLSLGRRERFDSASHGLLALVCPWVVALMTQHWQQHSLRPAPAAGMAHQVRDAMSLFGAKVLSERELEIARLILRGYSSKAMAERLAISPETIKVHRRHLYAKLDISSQPELFSLFLQSLGHDPQDP
- the argC gene encoding N-acetyl-gamma-glutamyl-phosphate reductase — its product is MHQPLVFIDGDQGTTGLQIHARLQGRDDLRLLTLPEAERKDPARRSEAINSADIALLCLPDEAAREAVATLRNPAVRVIDASSAHRTAPGWVYGLPELNAEQSERIATATRVSNPGCYPTGAIALLHPLVQAGLLPADYPLSIHAISGYSGGGRAAVERHERRSDDYLPTLQLYGLELAHKHVPEIQRHAGLSARPVFVPGYGDYRQGIVLSIPLQLRLLPGVSAEQLQACLEQHYQGARHVQVMSLHQHGAAAALDPQALNDSNDLRLALYANPEHGQVLLTAVFDNLGKGASGAAVQNLDLMLAGLR